In Desulfosalsimonas propionicica, the following are encoded in one genomic region:
- a CDS encoding 3'-5' exonuclease → MDLKSKFWVLSLAIITTQFAVLGYLFFLLWTQLPETARQTIWGSQGEFFGLLFLISLVILMGILFLLNEIFQSYILPLSRISEEIELISTVNAGHRINVTEGGKEIKSMVQKINKAADKLQHLQEQVHQQNQPDSELRTDRETLASLFTRMPLGVVVCNRRGKILLYNRKADELLCKRSPANGSEISLGLGRSLSAFLNQDEIALAMHDLHTQLDEDVREPVSYLQVRQDQGADVPAQMVCIQDHEHAILGYALFLHAHEDYCLLQPHGQESFFLHSTGSADFAAKSQGPGILQNGRPCTYDFQLLYRQQKSSPMDMRELSELTYTVLDLETTGLDPLGGDEIVSISAVRIFNFRIVPGETFDRLVNPNRSIGLESIRVHGITDEMVANQPGIEQVLSHFWGFAKESVLVAYCADFDLTFLQLKEQNIGLKFDNPVLDVLLLSLYVHPGQKDHSLEAIASRLGTRIYPRHTSMGDALTTAEIFLQLIALLKNKGINTLQEARTVTEQVKYVGPNKRDQVMPMS, encoded by the coding sequence ATGGACCTGAAAAGTAAGTTTTGGGTGCTAAGTCTGGCTATCATTACCACCCAGTTTGCCGTGCTCGGATATTTGTTTTTTTTGTTATGGACCCAGCTGCCGGAAACCGCCAGGCAAACCATCTGGGGTTCCCAGGGGGAGTTTTTCGGCCTGTTGTTTTTAATCAGCCTGGTGATTTTAATGGGCATTTTGTTCCTGTTAAATGAAATCTTCCAGAGCTATATCCTGCCCTTGTCAAGGATCAGCGAAGAAATCGAACTCATCAGCACTGTCAACGCCGGCCACAGAATCAACGTCACCGAGGGCGGCAAAGAGATCAAAAGTATGGTGCAAAAAATCAACAAGGCCGCAGATAAGCTGCAGCACCTGCAGGAACAGGTCCACCAGCAAAACCAGCCCGACTCGGAACTGCGAACCGACCGCGAGACACTGGCCTCGCTTTTTACCCGCATGCCCCTGGGGGTGGTGGTCTGCAACCGGCGGGGCAAAATTCTTCTGTATAACCGAAAAGCAGATGAACTGCTTTGCAAACGAAGCCCGGCCAACGGCTCCGAAATATCACTGGGGCTGGGGCGATCCCTGTCCGCGTTTTTAAACCAGGACGAGATCGCCCTGGCCATGCATGATCTGCACACCCAGCTCGACGAAGATGTCCGGGAACCCGTTTCCTACCTCCAGGTCAGACAGGATCAGGGGGCGGATGTGCCGGCCCAGATGGTCTGTATCCAGGATCATGAGCATGCAATTCTGGGATATGCCCTTTTTTTGCATGCACACGAGGACTATTGTCTGCTCCAGCCCCATGGTCAGGAGTCTTTCTTTCTCCATAGCACGGGCAGTGCGGATTTTGCTGCCAAGAGTCAGGGGCCGGGCATACTGCAAAATGGCCGGCCTTGTACCTATGATTTTCAGCTTTTGTACCGGCAGCAGAAAAGCTCGCCCATGGACATGCGCGAACTCTCAGAGCTCACCTACACGGTGCTGGATCTTGAAACCACCGGCCTGGATCCCTTGGGCGGCGATGAGATCGTTTCCATCAGCGCGGTCAGAATTTTTAATTTTCGAATTGTACCCGGCGAGACTTTTGACCGCCTGGTGAATCCGAATCGCTCCATTGGTCTCGAATCCATACGTGTGCACGGCATCACCGATGAAATGGTGGCCAATCAGCCGGGAATTGAACAGGTGCTTTCGCATTTCTGGGGATTTGCCAAAGAAAGCGTACTCGTGGCGTATTGCGCGGATTTTGATCTGACCTTTCTGCAGCTAAAGGAACAGAATATCGGGCTCAAGTTTGACAATCCGGTCCTTGACGTGCTTTTGCTTTCCCTTTATGTGCATCCCGGCCAAAAGGACCATTCCCTGGAAGCCATTGCCAGCCGGCTGGGCACCCGAATATATCCCAGGCACACCTCCATGGGAGATGCCCTGACCACTGCAGAGATCTTTTTGCAGTTGATTGCGCTGCTGAAAAACAAGGGGATCAATACGCTTCAGGAGGCCAGGACGGTTACCGAGCAAGTCAAGTATGTGGGCCCCAACAAAAGGGATCAGGTGATGCCGATGTCCTGA
- a CDS encoding TetR/AcrR family transcriptional regulator — MALRTLEQLKTEEREARRRLIADTARDLFSRKVFRDVTVREIAKTAGVSVGTIYNHYTSLGEVFLDVFLESAKEITDLMDSALENKDGDVFRRFCRTYVNYLNENMTFFQMMSNFILGGELSEDGVHNLNNSMRSMVDRIEQAVILASIQKDTRIAAHALFSALNGLMISYGRYPGRTPEEIRQHTLRLTDVLAATFEASTRE; from the coding sequence GTGGCGTTAAGAACCCTTGAACAACTCAAGACAGAGGAAAGAGAAGCCCGCCGCCGGCTGATTGCCGATACAGCCCGGGATCTTTTTTCCAGAAAGGTTTTCCGGGATGTCACGGTCCGGGAAATCGCAAAAACCGCCGGTGTGAGTGTGGGTACCATTTACAATCATTATACCAGCCTTGGCGAAGTCTTTCTGGACGTATTTCTGGAAAGCGCCAAGGAAATCACCGACCTGATGGATTCTGCCCTGGAAAACAAGGACGGAGATGTTTTTCGAAGATTCTGCAGGACTTATGTCAATTACCTCAACGAAAACATGACCTTTTTCCAGATGATGAGCAACTTTATCCTCGGCGGTGAACTCTCCGAGGACGGAGTCCATAATCTCAACAACAGCATGCGATCCATGGTGGACCGCATCGAACAGGCGGTGATTTTGGCCAGTATTCAAAAGGATACAAGAATTGCCGCCCATGCGTTATTTTCGGCGCTAAACGGCCTGATGATCAGCTACGGCCGGTATCCCGGAAGAACCCCGGAGGAAATCCGGCAACACACCCTGCGGCTCACCGACGTGCTGGCGGCCACATTTGAAGCCTCTACCCGCGAATAA
- a CDS encoding DUF294 nucleotidyltransferase-like domain-containing protein, which produces MSSSLFDFLSTVPPFDVLPEHELRKAAQELTKSHRYRDMVLFVQNKTVLNYVYILLEGRLEKYIQDGDKKTLDGVLEEKSIYGALSILFNKSISIRTVQTLEDSTFYCLPKELFLEFCSHYPKFTSFFTEQFSEKMLQEPYVDLIAKTPETRESGDQSFLNLTLQDIFSREFAACRTDATIQEAARLMTRKKRSSVVVMDGDGNSIGLITDHDMRKKVVAEAYPVNNPVSEIVGAPLITMPAQSQIFEAIMQMMKYDIKHLAVTDNAQKLLGIATEQDLLLAQGRSPVYLMREIQLADSVQELKARHKQLPGLIKSMIDSGAIASHLNRIITELSDAILKKIIGFALDEMGQPPVEFAFMVMGSEGRREQTLKTDQDNAIVFRDVAENKQKEVQSFFLALGQKVCNWLNEAGYSLCEYEIMAQNPKWCQPLGKWKQYFRQWIHEADPESLLHSSIFFDFRLGFGQADIVDELRADLFKALSGWAGFYRHFAENALHFKPPLDFFGNLILKTRDGRKNSLDIKTPMRLIVDFARIYALQNRIKSTNTMERLEEVQLKGLLEKKDYEELALAYGFLMHMRLAHQVNVLVEEKQKPDNLIEPNKLTHMERQSLKEAFKRIKIAQGKMRMDLTQDIGIT; this is translated from the coding sequence ATGAGCTCCTCTTTGTTTGATTTCCTGTCCACTGTCCCGCCTTTTGACGTGCTGCCCGAACATGAACTGCGAAAAGCGGCCCAGGAACTGACCAAGAGCCACCGCTACCGGGACATGGTTCTTTTTGTGCAAAACAAAACCGTGCTCAATTATGTGTATATCCTCCTGGAAGGCCGGTTGGAGAAATATATCCAGGACGGGGACAAAAAGACCCTGGACGGGGTGCTCGAGGAAAAAAGCATCTATGGCGCCCTGTCGATTTTGTTTAACAAAAGCATTTCCATTCGTACGGTTCAGACCCTGGAAGACAGCACCTTTTACTGCCTTCCCAAGGAGCTGTTTCTCGAATTTTGCTCCCATTACCCGAAATTCACCAGCTTTTTTACGGAGCAGTTCAGCGAAAAGATGCTGCAGGAGCCCTACGTGGATTTAATCGCCAAAACCCCGGAAACACGGGAATCCGGCGATCAAAGTTTTTTAAACCTGACCTTGCAGGATATTTTTTCCAGGGAATTTGCCGCGTGCCGCACCGATGCCACTATTCAGGAGGCAGCACGACTCATGACCCGGAAAAAAAGAAGCTCTGTTGTGGTCATGGACGGGGACGGCAACAGCATCGGTCTGATCACGGATCATGACATGCGCAAAAAAGTGGTGGCAGAAGCCTACCCCGTAAACAATCCAGTAAGCGAAATTGTCGGCGCCCCACTGATTACCATGCCTGCCCAGTCCCAGATATTTGAAGCCATCATGCAGATGATGAAATACGACATCAAGCATCTGGCTGTCACGGACAATGCGCAAAAACTGCTTGGAATTGCAACCGAGCAGGATCTGCTGCTGGCCCAGGGCCGCTCTCCGGTCTACCTCATGCGGGAAATCCAGCTTGCAGACAGTGTTCAGGAACTAAAAGCCCGGCACAAACAACTCCCGGGCCTGATCAAGTCCATGATCGACAGCGGTGCCATTGCCAGCCATTTAAACCGGATCATCACGGAGCTCTCTGACGCCATTCTTAAAAAAATAATCGGCTTTGCCCTCGACGAAATGGGGCAGCCCCCGGTTGAGTTTGCCTTCATGGTCATGGGCAGCGAGGGGCGCAGGGAACAGACCCTGAAAACCGACCAGGACAATGCCATTGTTTTCAGGGATGTGGCCGAAAACAAGCAAAAAGAAGTCCAGTCTTTTTTCCTGGCCCTGGGCCAAAAAGTCTGCAACTGGCTCAATGAGGCGGGCTACAGCCTGTGTGAGTATGAAATCATGGCCCAAAACCCCAAATGGTGCCAGCCCCTTGGCAAGTGGAAGCAGTATTTCCGGCAATGGATCCACGAAGCCGACCCCGAATCCTTGCTTCATTCCAGCATTTTCTTTGATTTCCGGCTCGGGTTCGGACAGGCCGATATTGTCGATGAACTGCGGGCGGATCTGTTTAAAGCCCTTTCGGGCTGGGCGGGATTTTATCGTCATTTTGCCGAAAATGCCCTGCATTTTAAGCCGCCGCTGGATTTTTTCGGCAACCTGATTCTCAAAACCAGGGACGGACGAAAAAACAGCCTGGACATCAAAACCCCCATGCGGCTGATTGTGGATTTCGCCCGCATCTATGCTTTGCAAAACCGGATAAAATCCACCAACACCATGGAACGGCTGGAAGAAGTCCAGCTAAAAGGTTTACTGGAAAAAAAGGATTATGAGGAACTGGCCCTGGCCTACGGATTTCTGATGCACATGCGCCTGGCCCACCAGGTGAATGTGCTGGTGGAAGAAAAACAAAAACCCGACAATCTCATAGAGCCCAACAAACTCACCCATATGGAACGGCAGTCCCTGAAAGAAGCCTTCAAACGTATAAAGATCGCCCAGGGCAAGATGCGAATGGACCTGACTCAGGACATCGGCATCACCTGA
- a CDS encoding restriction endonuclease, which translates to MAAYRENLLELLVDAPWWVSAAIAAAVFVVLKFILPELVTGQSLSAALAGGLADAAWLIALIVLIPAPVSAYNTWKKDRLLSGREDPAAIKKLSRGAFTQLVEDIYAANGYRIKPDADPGDEAEVDLIAEKKSQQVLVQHRHHKSGQITPKAVQAMIDRLEKDNAGQAHIISCSGFTREASELAAGSAVRLIDVNDLGKMIKPGRS; encoded by the coding sequence ATGGCTGCGTATCGCGAAAACCTTCTGGAGCTTCTGGTGGATGCACCCTGGTGGGTGAGTGCGGCAATTGCCGCTGCCGTTTTTGTGGTGCTCAAATTCATCCTGCCGGAACTGGTTACAGGACAATCTCTGTCTGCTGCTCTGGCCGGGGGACTGGCGGACGCGGCCTGGCTCATTGCCCTGATCGTTTTGATCCCTGCCCCGGTTTCCGCTTACAACACCTGGAAAAAAGACCGCCTGCTAAGCGGCCGGGAGGACCCGGCAGCCATCAAAAAACTTTCCCGGGGCGCTTTTACCCAGCTGGTGGAAGACATTTATGCAGCAAACGGCTACCGCATCAAGCCGGATGCAGACCCCGGCGATGAGGCTGAAGTGGACCTGATCGCGGAAAAAAAAAGCCAGCAGGTGCTTGTTCAGCACAGGCATCACAAATCCGGACAAATAACGCCCAAAGCCGTACAGGCCATGATTGACAGGCTGGAAAAAGACAACGCCGGACAAGCCCATATCATTTCCTGCAGCGGTTTTACCCGGGAGGCTTCTGAACTGGCTGCAGGCAGCGCAGTCCGATTAATTGACGTCAACGACCTGGGAAAGATGATCAAACCCGGCCGAAGCTGA
- the acs gene encoding acetate--CoA ligase, with product MAEGEQGLNSHYAVHWQEEEFYYPRPEFIGQANCTDPDIFERFSLDNFPECFKEFGDLLDWDQYWHTTLDTSEAPVWKWFVGGMLNAAYNCVDRHLAKYKNKTAIHFVPELEEEPIIHMTYQELYRRVNETAAVLQDFCGLKAGDRVTLYLPMTPELPITMLACARLGVIHCQVFAGFSGKACGDRIWDSESEVLITMDAYYRSGKLLNHKANSDEAVAAAEKQGQKVKKVLVWRRYPGKYSSSTDMVEGRDFFADELMQKYKNAVIPPASMPAEGILFLMYTSGSTGRPKGCQHSIGGYLSYVTWMSKYVQDIHPEDVYWCMADIGWITGHSFIVYGPLALGASTVIYEGVPTYPDPGRCWRIAEELDVNIFHTSPTAIRALRKVGGDEPAKYNYYFKHMTTVGEPIEPEVWRWYYEVVGRGKAVVVDTWWQTETGGFLCSTLPALQPMKPGSAGPGLPGIHPIVYDDDGNEIPPGAGKAGNLCVKNPWPGAFQTIWKDKERYIKSYYGKYCKNPQSTDWRDWPYMAGDAAVMAEDGYVRILGRIDDVINVSGHRLGTKEIESAALSAVEVAEAAVVAVPDEIKGTVPDLYVSLKPGYEATTELAKKVSEAVADVLGKIAKPGHVYIVPDMPKTRSGKIMRRILASISSYNDVGDVTTLANPEVVEEIRHMVQG from the coding sequence ATGGCTGAGGGTGAACAAGGTTTAAACTCACATTACGCTGTTCATTGGCAGGAAGAGGAGTTTTATTACCCCAGGCCGGAATTTATCGGCCAGGCCAACTGCACCGACCCGGATATCTTTGAGCGCTTCAGTCTGGACAATTTCCCGGAGTGCTTCAAGGAATTCGGCGATCTGCTGGACTGGGACCAATACTGGCACACCACCCTGGATACCAGCGAGGCCCCGGTCTGGAAATGGTTTGTGGGCGGCATGCTCAATGCCGCCTATAACTGTGTGGACCGCCATCTCGCCAAATACAAAAACAAGACCGCCATCCATTTTGTCCCGGAGCTTGAAGAAGAGCCCATCATTCACATGACCTATCAGGAGCTCTATCGCAGGGTCAACGAAACCGCGGCTGTGCTGCAGGATTTCTGCGGACTGAAAGCCGGCGACCGGGTCACCCTGTATCTGCCCATGACCCCGGAGCTGCCCATCACCATGCTGGCCTGTGCCCGGTTGGGGGTCATCCACTGCCAGGTCTTTGCGGGATTTAGCGGCAAGGCCTGCGGCGACAGGATCTGGGACTCGGAAAGCGAGGTCCTGATCACAATGGATGCCTATTACAGAAGCGGCAAGCTGTTAAATCACAAGGCCAATTCAGACGAGGCCGTGGCAGCCGCGGAAAAGCAGGGCCAGAAGGTCAAAAAGGTACTGGTCTGGAGACGTTATCCGGGCAAGTATTCCTCGTCCACGGATATGGTCGAGGGCCGGGATTTTTTTGCAGACGAGCTGATGCAAAAGTATAAAAATGCCGTGATTCCGCCCGCATCCATGCCGGCTGAAGGCATCTTGTTTCTCATGTATACCAGCGGTTCTACCGGCCGGCCCAAGGGATGCCAGCACAGCATCGGCGGATATCTGTCCTATGTGACCTGGATGTCGAAATATGTCCAGGATATCCATCCCGAGGATGTGTACTGGTGCATGGCCGATATCGGCTGGATCACCGGACATTCCTTTATTGTTTACGGCCCCCTGGCCCTTGGGGCCAGTACCGTGATCTACGAAGGCGTGCCCACTTACCCGGATCCCGGCCGCTGCTGGCGCATTGCAGAAGAACTGGATGTCAATATCTTCCACACTTCACCCACCGCCATTCGCGCCCTGCGCAAGGTGGGCGGCGATGAGCCGGCAAAATACAACTATTATTTCAAGCATATGACAACCGTGGGCGAGCCCATCGAGCCCGAGGTCTGGCGCTGGTACTACGAGGTTGTGGGCAGGGGCAAAGCCGTGGTGGTCGACACCTGGTGGCAGACGGAAACCGGCGGGTTTCTGTGCAGCACCCTTCCCGCACTCCAGCCCATGAAACCGGGCAGCGCGGGCCCGGGCCTTCCGGGAATTCATCCGATCGTCTATGACGATGACGGCAACGAAATCCCGCCCGGGGCAGGCAAGGCCGGCAATCTCTGCGTTAAAAACCCCTGGCCCGGGGCGTTTCAGACCATATGGAAGGACAAGGAACGCTATATCAAGAGTTATTACGGTAAATACTGCAAAAACCCCCAGAGCACGGACTGGAGAGACTGGCCTTACATGGCCGGGGATGCCGCTGTGATGGCAGAAGACGGCTACGTGCGCATCCTGGGCAGAATAGACGATGTGATCAATGTTTCCGGTCACCGGCTGGGCACCAAGGAGATCGAGTCTGCGGCCCTGTCTGCGGTGGAAGTGGCTGAAGCCGCGGTCGTGGCCGTGCCCGATGAAATCAAGGGCACTGTGCCGGATTTGTATGTGTCTCTCAAACCCGGCTATGAAGCAACCACTGAGCTGGCCAAAAAGGTCTCCGAAGCAGTGGCAGACGTGCTGGGTAAGATCGCCAAGCCCGGCCATGTCTATATTGTCCCGGATATGCCCAAAACCCGTTCCGGTAAGATCATGCGCCGGATTCTGGCCTCGATTTCCAGTTACAATGACGTGGGCGATGTCACCACTTTGGCCAACCCGGAGGTCGTCGAGGAGATTCGCCACATGGTCCAGGGATAA
- a CDS encoding cupin domain-containing protein — MKSEKVGQRIKAFMATKEIDMDELVRRTELSPEFLHSVVEENVYPSLGPLLKIARALEVRLGTFLDDQLSQDPLVMRRAERKNELSMLRGRDKPVDLKFYSLGKGKSDRHMEPFYVEILPESAEEKHLSSHEGEEFIVVQQGEVEVIYGDETYRLGEGDSIYYNSIIPHCVSCLGEAPAAIYAVVYIPR, encoded by the coding sequence ATGAAATCCGAAAAAGTGGGCCAGCGAATCAAGGCGTTTATGGCCACGAAAGAAATTGATATGGACGAGTTGGTGCGGCGCACTGAGCTGTCCCCCGAGTTTTTGCATTCCGTGGTGGAGGAAAATGTTTATCCATCCCTGGGGCCCTTGCTGAAAATTGCCCGGGCCCTGGAAGTGCGGCTGGGAACGTTTCTGGATGACCAGTTGAGCCAGGACCCTCTGGTGATGCGCCGGGCTGAGCGCAAAAATGAGCTGAGTATGCTCCGGGGCAGGGACAAGCCCGTGGATTTGAAATTTTACTCCCTTGGCAAAGGCAAAAGCGATCGGCACATGGAACCGTTCTATGTTGAGATCCTGCCCGAGTCGGCAGAGGAAAAGCATTTGTCCAGCCACGAGGGAGAAGAATTTATCGTGGTGCAGCAGGGTGAGGTGGAAGTGATTTACGGAGATGAAACCTATCGCCTGGGCGAGGGCGACAGTATTTATTACAACTCCATCATTCCCCATTGTGTCAGCTGCCTGGGTGAGGCGCCCGCTGCCATCTATGCGGTGGTCTACATTCCCAGATAG
- a CDS encoding ATP-binding cassette domain-containing protein produces MDNTRLISIENTDITYHQQRIFSNLNLEIRKNQHLAVAGESGSGKSALLRALDGQLPVLKGKIRHSEYDRIQKAPHEAPAAANRRRSVYVDIRHDFQPPAGAGRFYYQQRFNAGYADHAPTVAQYLAEKAQKASPDTPWTLERIYACLQLEPIGRRHVIKLSSGENKRLRIAAALLQHPVLLLLDCPLAGLDEKTRQIFEDLFFQIADSGICLVMATNPDQIPGVITHVAVPTPEQNLQVYEKKAFCASFGQNRFPGQTDTRQLRTLMNNSARQRFNLVVGMKNVRVAYGSTVIFENINWQIHQGAHWALSGPNGSGKSTLLSLINGDHPQAYANDIVLFDRKRGSGESIWDIKKKTGFMSPELFQYFPLRYTCADVVESGFYDTLGVLRQTSPQNRQKAEQWMNILGLSIFADRYFSQLSAGKQRLCLLARALVKNPYLLLLDEPCQGLARSQQRAFQELTDTIAAISDITIVYVTHHAEQLPSCIQNTLHLPGRIS; encoded by the coding sequence ATGGACAACACCCGGCTCATCAGCATTGAAAATACGGATATCACGTATCATCAGCAACGGATTTTTTCAAATCTGAACCTTGAAATCCGAAAAAACCAGCACCTGGCTGTGGCGGGAGAGAGCGGATCGGGTAAAAGCGCCCTGCTCCGGGCGCTTGACGGACAATTACCCGTGTTAAAAGGCAAAATCCGGCACAGCGAATATGACCGCATCCAAAAAGCCCCTCACGAAGCCCCGGCTGCGGCCAACCGGCGCCGCTCCGTATACGTGGACATCCGCCATGATTTTCAACCCCCTGCCGGCGCCGGCCGTTTTTATTATCAGCAGCGTTTTAATGCCGGCTATGCCGACCATGCGCCAACTGTGGCGCAATACCTGGCCGAAAAAGCGCAAAAAGCAAGCCCGGACACTCCCTGGACATTGGAACGCATATATGCCTGCCTCCAACTCGAACCCATCGGCCGGCGCCACGTGATCAAACTTTCCAGCGGTGAAAACAAGCGACTGCGCATCGCCGCAGCCCTTTTGCAGCATCCGGTTTTGCTGCTGCTGGACTGCCCCCTGGCCGGTCTGGATGAAAAAACGCGTCAAATTTTTGAGGATCTTTTTTTCCAAATTGCAGATTCCGGTATCTGCCTTGTCATGGCCACCAACCCGGACCAGATCCCTGGTGTGATCACGCACGTAGCCGTGCCGACACCGGAGCAAAACCTGCAGGTGTATGAAAAAAAGGCATTCTGTGCATCCTTCGGGCAAAACCGGTTTCCGGGCCAGACAGACACCCGGCAGCTCAGGACACTGATGAACAACAGCGCCAGACAGCGTTTTAACCTTGTGGTCGGCATGAAAAATGTCCGGGTGGCCTATGGCAGTACTGTGATTTTTGAAAACATCAACTGGCAGATCCACCAGGGAGCGCACTGGGCCTTGTCCGGTCCAAACGGATCCGGCAAATCCACATTGCTCAGCCTTATCAACGGAGATCACCCACAGGCCTATGCCAATGACATTGTCCTGTTTGACCGCAAACGCGGCTCAGGGGAAAGCATCTGGGATATCAAGAAAAAAACCGGTTTCATGTCCCCGGAGCTGTTCCAGTATTTTCCCCTCCGATACACCTGTGCTGACGTGGTGGAGTCGGGTTTTTACGACACCCTGGGCGTGCTGCGGCAAACCAGCCCCCAAAACCGTCAAAAAGCAGAGCAGTGGATGAACATCCTGGGCTTGTCTATATTTGCAGACAGGTATTTTTCGCAATTGTCAGCCGGTAAACAGCGGCTGTGCCTGCTGGCCCGGGCCCTGGTGAAAAATCCCTATCTTTTGCTCCTCGACGAACCCTGCCAGGGCCTGGCGCGCAGTCAGCAAAGAGCGTTTCAGGAGCTCACAGACACCATTGCCGCCATCAGCGATATCACCATTGTCTATGTGACCCACCATGCAGAACAGCTGCCGTCCTGTATCCAGAACACCCTGCACCTGCCCGGCAGGATTTCTTAA
- a CDS encoding sodium:solute symporter family protein, whose product MGNGGVDTTWVWIFLGLYVVYCFYWGLRGYFTEKTSSGYTLGGRQIPMIAFLMAATAASFSGWTTVGHPGLIWKAGLAYAFASFYVLTIPITGTFFAKRVWLAGKRYGFVTPGDMFAYYYNNDGVRYLVVITAVLYGVFYSAVQLMAAAALFKWVTGIPLVWGAVIMAGIVWFYVVTGGLRASTWVGVVQFVLLVLAIVLVGAFTLSHLGGWSAMSEQVANLPDKYLQVPSVIEFTVGKTTWTTVMILTYMFALMGIQSSPAFIMWQFSNKNPRPFAWQQVFMSTFIVGFALFFFTAFQGLGAVILDRAGELSLAADSDVVPQLMANYIPSFLLGVTFIGLIAAMHSTAAPYIGTAGSMLLRDIWWLKIRKKKGGHAEQIWVNRLFVTIITIIALTVGLNSTAALVILGALATAFGFVMYVPLLGTLWGFRWPSYGTVLGILAGLVVVFLTYKVWPNPLTMHSAFWGTASGLAVAYICRGLGVKDSAETVERQSEFRGWLDNVETPTASGRKWRNAMKFVVPAWYILAIGPLCIIGNSAFSFAGFPPLWSWQITFWILGIIMMWALCFKAEMSSITEKTIQRAENEPNIVVEETT is encoded by the coding sequence ATGGGAAACGGTGGAGTTGACACAACATGGGTCTGGATTTTTCTGGGTTTGTATGTGGTTTACTGTTTCTACTGGGGATTACGGGGGTATTTCACGGAGAAGACCTCTTCGGGCTATACCCTCGGCGGCAGACAGATCCCCATGATCGCCTTTCTGATGGCGGCCACCGCTGCCTCGTTTAGCGGGTGGACCACAGTGGGCCATCCCGGACTGATCTGGAAAGCGGGACTGGCCTATGCATTTGCATCCTTTTACGTGCTGACCATCCCGATCACCGGCACTTTTTTTGCCAAACGGGTCTGGCTGGCCGGCAAAAGGTACGGCTTTGTTACCCCGGGCGACATGTTTGCCTATTATTACAACAATGACGGCGTGCGCTATCTCGTGGTCATTACCGCAGTGCTCTACGGGGTGTTTTACTCCGCAGTCCAGCTTATGGCCGCAGCCGCCTTGTTTAAATGGGTCACGGGAATCCCGCTGGTCTGGGGCGCGGTCATCATGGCCGGCATTGTGTGGTTTTACGTGGTTACCGGCGGCCTGCGGGCCAGTACATGGGTGGGGGTGGTTCAGTTTGTTCTCCTGGTTCTGGCCATCGTCCTGGTGGGGGCGTTTACCTTGTCCCATCTGGGCGGATGGAGCGCCATGAGCGAGCAGGTGGCCAATCTGCCGGACAAATACCTGCAGGTGCCTTCAGTAATTGAATTTACAGTGGGCAAGACCACATGGACCACGGTGATGATTCTGACCTATATGTTTGCCCTGATGGGCATTCAGTCTTCACCTGCTTTTATCATGTGGCAGTTTTCCAACAAGAACCCCAGGCCCTTTGCCTGGCAGCAGGTGTTTATGTCCACCTTTATCGTGGGCTTTGCCCTGTTTTTTTTCACCGCCTTCCAGGGCCTTGGTGCAGTGATTCTGGACCGGGCCGGGGAGCTGAGCCTGGCCGCAGACAGTGATGTGGTCCCGCAGCTCATGGCCAATTATATCCCCTCGTTTCTGCTGGGTGTTACCTTTATCGGGCTGATTGCGGCCATGCATTCCACTGCCGCGCCTTATATCGGCACTGCCGGCTCCATGCTGCTAAGAGACATCTGGTGGCTCAAGATCCGCAAGAAAAAAGGCGGGCATGCAGAGCAAATCTGGGTTAACCGGCTGTTTGTCACCATTATCACCATCATCGCCCTTACCGTGGGGTTAAATTCCACAGCTGCCCTGGTGATCCTGGGGGCGCTGGCAACGGCATTTGGTTTTGTCATGTACGTGCCCCTGCTGGGAACGCTCTGGGGTTTCAGGTGGCCTTCCTACGGCACGGTCCTGGGTATTCTGGCCGGCTTGGTCGTGGTCTTTCTGACCTATAAGGTCTGGCCCAACCCGCTGACCATGCACAGCGCATTCTGGGGCACAGCATCCGGTCTGGCAGTGGCTTATATTTGCCGGGGCCTGGGAGTCAAGGACAGTGCCGAGACCGTGGAGCGGCAAAGCGAGTTCCGGGGCTGGCTGGATAACGTGGAAACGCCCACTGCCAGCGGCCGCAAATGGCGCAATGCCATGAAGTTCGTGGTGCCCGCATGGTACATATTGGCCATCGGCCCCCTGTGCATTATCGGCAACAGCGCTTTTTCCTTTGCCGGATTTCCGCCCCTGTGGTCCTGGCAGATAACATTTTGGATTTTGGGCATTATCATGATGTGGGCCCTTTGTTTCAAGGCTGAGATGTCAAGCATTACCGAAAAGACAATTCAGCGCGCGGAAAATGAGCCCAACATCGTGGTGGAGGAAACCACCTAA